GAGGTGCTGGCCTTCGGGGACGCGCCCAACGATGCCGAGATGCTCGCCTGGGCCGGGCGCGGCGTGGCGATGGGCAACGCGGAACCGGAAGCGCTGGAGGTGGCCGACGAGGTGACGCGGACGAATGCCCAGGACGGCGTGGCGCTGGTCATCGAGCGAGTGCTGCGAGAGCAGGCCCACTGCCTGACCTGAACGAGAAAGGGACGCCCATGCAGAGCGTCCCCCGAGGGCTGCGTTTCCCGGCTCAGTCCGTCGCTGCCGCCTGCTGTCCCCGACCTTCCCCTTCCACCCGCACCCCGGCCTTTCGCCCGACCAGGGGCCGCTCGGGCATCAGGACCGTGACCAGGAAGGCCACCGCGACCAGCAGGCCCGCAATCAGGAACACGTGGTCAATCGCGCCCGCCATCACCCCGCGCAGGGCCGTCAGGATGGGGGCCACCAGGTCGGCGTGGCCCAGACGGGCCAGGGCGGCTTCCAGTTGCCCGGTGGCCTGCGGGCTGGACAGCACGTTCGGATTGGCGATGGCGTCCTGCACGGGCACGGGCAGCCGGGCGGCCTCAGGCGGCAGCTTCGCGGCGAGGTTCTGCGCCAGTTGCGCGTTCACCAGCGCCCCGAACAGGCTGACGGCCAGAGTGCCGCCAATCTGCCGGAAGAACTGGTTGCCGCTGGTGGCGCTGCCGAGCTGGTCACGCGGCGCGGCGTTCTGCACCGCGAGCGTGAGCTGGCTGTTCACCGGGCCGAGGCCCAGGCCCAGCAGCACCATCAACCCGACGGCCATCCACAGCGGGGTCGTGGTGCCCAGGGTCGTGCTGAGCAGCAGGGCGGCGGTGGCGACCAGCGCGCCGCCCACGATGAGGATCTTGTAGCGCCCGGTGCGGCTGACGATCTGCCCACTGAGGGTGCTCGTGACAATCAGGCCGAACATCAGCGGCGTGAGGGCCAGGCCGCTGCCGCTGGCGCTGCTGCCGCGCACGCCCTGCATGTAGAGGGGCAAGTACAGAATCGCGGCGTACATCCCCGCGCTGGTCAGGAAACCCGCCAGGCTGGCGAGCGAGATGGCCGGGTCGCGCAGCAGCCGCAGGTTCAGGATGGGCTGTTCCTGATGACGGCTGTGCCACACGTACCACCCGCCCAGCACCAGCGTGCCCGCCAGCAGGCCCAGGATGCGCGCGCTGCCCCAGGCATAGGTGCCGCCACCCCACGAGAGCGCCAGCGTGAGCGTAATCACGGCTCCGGCCAGCAGCAGCGCCCCCAAGGCATCGAAGTGGCGGTGGGTGCGCGGCCCGGTGGGTGCGGGCATCCGGAAGAAACGGCCCACGAAGTACAGCGCCAGCAGTGCGAAGGGCACGTTCACGAAAAAGACGCTGCGCCAGCCCAGGTGGTCGGTCAGGAAGCCGCCGACCAGCGGTCCCACCACGCTGCTGATGCCCCAGACCGCGCCGGTGTAGCCCTGGTAGCGCCCGCGCTCGATGGGCGTGAAGAGGTCGGCAATCGCCGTGA
Above is a genomic segment from Deinococcus carri containing:
- a CDS encoding MDR family MFS transporter, translating into MTAPVASPAGAGLTHRDKILAFVGILTVLFLSSLNMTVVGSAMPRVISDLGGFHLYAWAFTAYSLATTITVPIVGTISDRYGRRPLILLGIVVFAVGSVLLGFVQSMGQLIALRALQGIGGGTLMAMSFTAIADLFTPIERGRYQGYTGAVWGISSVVGPLVGGFLTDHLGWRSVFFVNVPFALLALYFVGRFFRMPAPTGPRTHRHFDALGALLLAGAVITLTLALSWGGGTYAWGSARILGLLAGTLVLGGWYVWHSRHQEQPILNLRLLRDPAISLASLAGFLTSAGMYAAILYLPLYMQGVRGSSASGSGLALTPLMFGLIVTSTLSGQIVSRTGRYKILIVGGALVATAALLLSTTLGTTTPLWMAVGLMVLLGLGLGPVNSQLTLAVQNAAPRDQLGSATSGNQFFRQIGGTLAVSLFGALVNAQLAQNLAAKLPPEAARLPVPVQDAIANPNVLSSPQATGQLEAALARLGHADLVAPILTALRGVMAGAIDHVFLIAGLLVAVAFLVTVLMPERPLVGRKAGVRVEGEGRGQQAAATD